Proteins encoded together in one Micromonospora kangleipakensis window:
- a CDS encoding phospholipase D-like domain-containing protein, which translates to MRPGLSVRVYLDAHAGSPAAVAAHLPKATVLRTLTLPGGHHPLVSHAKFIVVDRAITLLTSANFSYSAENTNIELGLLVHDTNLAASIETLMRSKHGILYEQVT; encoded by the coding sequence GTGCGCCCCGGCCTGAGCGTCAGGGTGTACCTCGACGCCCACGCCGGCTCCCCGGCGGCCGTCGCAGCCCACCTGCCGAAGGCGACCGTACTCCGGACGCTGACCCTACCCGGGGGCCACCATCCGCTGGTCAGCCACGCCAAGTTCATCGTCGTCGACCGTGCGATAACGCTGCTAACCAGCGCGAACTTCTCCTACAGCGCCGAAAACACCAACATCGAGCTGGGACTGCTGGTGCATGACACCAACCTCGCCGCGTCGATCGAAACCCTCATGCGCAGCAAACACGGCATCCTCTACGAACAAGTCACCTGA
- a CDS encoding winged helix-turn-helix domain-containing protein, whose product MPPQYTYQRVAEDMTNRIKSGEFPPGSRLPSRAELCEQYEVSSFVADRVFLILKMQGLTESLPGAGVYVKENG is encoded by the coding sequence GTGCCACCGCAGTACACCTACCAGCGCGTAGCCGAAGATATGACGAACCGGATCAAGTCCGGGGAGTTTCCGCCTGGCTCACGCCTGCCGAGCCGCGCCGAGTTGTGCGAGCAGTACGAGGTGTCCAGCTTCGTCGCGGACCGCGTGTTTCTGATCCTGAAGATGCAGGGACTGACGGAATCGCTGCCCGGCGCCGGGGTCTACGTGAAGGAGAACGGCTAG
- a CDS encoding IS607 family transposase produces MNLKEWAASQGISYVTARRWYEAGKLPVPAYRVGRLIVIGNPLPTAVGGGVTVVYARVSSADQRADLDRQVARVTAWATGQSLAVSRVVTEVGSAVNGHRREFLALLRDPGVTTIVVEHRDRFARFGAEYVEAALAAQGRRLLVVDPAEVDDDLVRDVTEILTSLCARLYGRRAAADRVRRAVEAATAQDEPA; encoded by the coding sequence GTGAATTTGAAGGAGTGGGCGGCTTCCCAGGGCATCTCGTATGTGACGGCGCGTCGCTGGTACGAGGCGGGGAAGCTGCCTGTTCCCGCTTACCGGGTCGGCCGACTGATCGTGATCGGTAACCCCCTGCCGACTGCGGTCGGTGGTGGAGTGACGGTGGTGTATGCCCGGGTGTCGTCTGCGGACCAGCGCGCCGACCTGGATCGCCAGGTGGCTCGGGTGACCGCGTGGGCCACCGGCCAGAGCCTCGCGGTGTCCCGGGTGGTGACAGAGGTTGGCTCCGCGGTCAACGGTCACCGCAGGGAGTTCCTCGCCCTGCTGCGCGACCCGGGTGTGACGACGATCGTGGTCGAGCACCGCGATCGGTTCGCCCGCTTCGGCGCCGAGTACGTCGAGGCGGCACTCGCCGCGCAGGGCCGCCGCCTGCTCGTGGTCGATCCGGCTGAGGTTGACGACGACCTCGTGCGCGACGTCACGGAGATCCTGACTTCGCTGTGCGCCCGCCTCTACGGCCGCAGGGCCGCCGCGGATCGGGTGCGCCGCGCGGTCGAAGCCGCCACCGCCCAGGATGAGCCGGCGTGA
- a CDS encoding AAA family ATPase: MNTPEPLSQAEVQGFAALAARLAENVNAVVLGKPQVVRLALTALFAQGHVLLEDVPGVGKTTLARAIAATVKGQWRRIQFTPDLLPSDVSGVTIFNQATRGFEFHPGPVFANIVIADEINRASPKTQSALLEVMEERTVTVDGVRHPVPQPFLVVATQNPVEMDGTYRLPEAQLDRFLVKLSVGYPDEAVEIEVLRGATVRSPDSLSPVTDTATVGEMVRMALRVHIAEPLYAYAVRLAAATRGHPQVRVGVSPRGVIALTRAACAYALIDGRGWIMPEDLKALVEPVFAHRLLLTPDAQVRGVTAAEVLRQAAASVPVPLPSGQPAPVHG, encoded by the coding sequence GTGAACACCCCCGAACCGCTCAGCCAGGCGGAGGTGCAGGGCTTCGCCGCCCTCGCCGCCCGGCTGGCCGAGAACGTCAACGCGGTCGTGCTGGGCAAGCCGCAGGTGGTCCGGCTGGCGCTGACCGCGCTGTTCGCCCAGGGGCACGTCCTCCTCGAGGACGTGCCGGGGGTCGGCAAGACCACCCTGGCCCGGGCGATCGCGGCCACGGTCAAGGGGCAGTGGCGGCGCATCCAGTTCACCCCGGACCTGCTCCCCTCGGACGTCTCCGGGGTGACGATCTTCAACCAGGCCACCCGCGGTTTCGAGTTCCACCCGGGTCCGGTCTTCGCCAACATCGTCATCGCCGACGAGATCAACCGGGCGTCGCCGAAGACCCAGTCGGCGCTGCTGGAGGTGATGGAGGAGCGGACCGTCACCGTGGACGGCGTCCGGCATCCGGTGCCGCAGCCGTTCCTGGTGGTGGCCACCCAGAACCCGGTCGAGATGGACGGCACCTACCGGCTGCCCGAGGCCCAGCTCGACCGGTTCCTGGTGAAGCTGTCGGTCGGCTACCCGGACGAGGCCGTCGAGATCGAGGTGCTGCGCGGAGCCACCGTCCGCTCCCCCGACTCGCTCAGCCCGGTCACCGACACCGCCACCGTCGGCGAGATGGTGCGGATGGCCCTCCGGGTGCACATCGCCGAGCCGCTCTACGCGTACGCGGTGCGGCTGGCCGCGGCCACCCGCGGCCACCCGCAGGTGCGGGTCGGGGTCAGCCCCCGGGGCGTCATCGCGCTGACCCGGGCGGCGTGCGCGTACGCGCTGATCGACGGGCGGGGCTGGATCATGCCGGAGGACCTCAAGGCCCTGGTCGAGCCGGTGTTCGCGCACCGGCTGCTGCTCACCCCGGACGCGCAGGTGCGCGGGGTGACCGCCGCCGAGGTGCTGCGCCAGGCCGCCGCCTCGGTGCCGGTGCCGCTGCCGTCCGGCCAGCCCGCCCCGGTGCACGGCTGA
- a CDS encoding tetratricopeptide repeat protein, giving the protein MSHPSPLTAAQHQALTLRSAGDLASARRLLTDAIAAARPAYGEDHPEVLGSAHLLARLHREADDPAAARRVLEEAYAAGERHRGDADPLMLALSFDLAGVAEELGNRHEARRNYTRVATAGPAVLGPDHPAVRAARSYLGGSAAAPAAGGPLPDPAALSGPTMTLPAVAAPLAPLAPPVPGAPRSAPPAPAVPGSEWAPQPGPPQPGAPQPARPVSAPAHPYPASSEWAPPPAAGSAASLPPPPVIAAPSPASAAPASAPPVPAAPLPPPPVIPAPASAPPAPTPVPRPAPDSTPASAPPTGTAAAPTWAPSVSPMPTSSPPAPLPPAPVIPAPAPAPPAPGMPTAPVLPAPGVAAPVPAPSAPSRPAATEAAGLGTNQQPPITPAPGWTKPTVQVQQIAPLLREEADGAAATAPSPPPGTPPAPSVAAAPVSAPPMPMPPLSAPPTPGYPVSGPSGQPDYPVSGPPGHPAYPVSGTPGVDLANPYPGGAGHPLGPPPVSGPPAVAPVSASPVPPWGLTAPPWSSAAPPQPLDRPADVGLDAPAEEDVDEPEPHPLPGPAPATESAGPAPLPVYDDLLEFPEPRQADPAPGTEAYPAQGAWPAVPAPFHQPPAYPKVEEAEPRGRNRTVIAVATGAVVVAVAAAIGVGAVVLNRDAAPAPAPGPTRAKPVATGAPPGDLRLRDDTTTITITWTDPTGGGVPFMVTGGRAGQKLGVMATVDPGQTSYTVNGLNGKLDYCFTVLAVYSTDTFATSGQVCTDRERATPPG; this is encoded by the coding sequence GTGTCCCACCCCTCCCCTCTGACCGCCGCCCAGCACCAGGCCCTCACCCTGCGCTCCGCCGGTGACCTGGCCAGCGCCCGCCGCCTGCTCACCGACGCGATCGCGGCGGCCCGACCGGCGTACGGGGAGGACCACCCCGAGGTGCTGGGCAGCGCCCACCTGCTGGCCCGGCTGCACCGGGAGGCGGACGACCCGGCCGCGGCCCGCCGGGTCCTGGAGGAGGCGTACGCGGCCGGCGAGCGCCACCGTGGGGACGCCGACCCGCTGATGCTGGCGCTCAGCTTCGACCTGGCCGGGGTCGCGGAGGAACTGGGCAACCGGCACGAGGCCCGCCGCAACTACACCCGCGTCGCCACCGCCGGGCCCGCGGTGCTCGGCCCCGACCACCCCGCGGTACGCGCGGCCCGCAGCTACCTCGGCGGCTCCGCCGCCGCTCCCGCCGCCGGCGGCCCGCTCCCCGATCCGGCAGCGCTCTCCGGGCCGACGATGACGCTGCCGGCCGTAGCCGCACCACTGGCCCCGCTGGCCCCGCCGGTCCCCGGCGCGCCGCGGTCGGCCCCGCCCGCGCCGGCCGTCCCCGGATCGGAGTGGGCGCCGCAGCCCGGGCCGCCTCAGCCCGGGGCGCCGCAGCCGGCCCGGCCCGTCTCGGCGCCGGCGCACCCGTACCCGGCGTCATCGGAGTGGGCGCCGCCACCGGCCGCCGGATCAGCGGCGTCGCTGCCGCCGCCCCCGGTCATCGCCGCGCCGTCACCGGCCAGCGCGGCGCCCGCCTCCGCGCCGCCCGTCCCCGCCGCCCCTCTGCCGCCACCCCCGGTCATTCCGGCACCCGCGTCAGCCCCGCCTGCGCCGACCCCGGTGCCCCGCCCGGCACCCGACTCCACGCCGGCGTCGGCACCACCGACCGGCACCGCTGCGGCGCCCACCTGGGCCCCGTCCGTGTCCCCGATGCCGACCTCCTCGCCACCGGCTCCCCTACCGCCAGCCCCGGTCATCCCGGCACCAGCCCCCGCCCCACCCGCACCCGGCATGCCGACCGCGCCGGTCCTGCCCGCGCCGGGTGTCGCCGCTCCCGTCCCGGCGCCGTCCGCGCCGAGTCGGCCCGCCGCAACGGAGGCCGCCGGCCTCGGGACCAACCAGCAACCGCCGATCACCCCGGCGCCCGGATGGACCAAGCCGACGGTGCAGGTGCAGCAAATCGCGCCGCTGCTGCGGGAGGAGGCGGACGGGGCCGCAGCGACCGCGCCGTCTCCACCGCCCGGCACGCCGCCGGCCCCGTCGGTCGCCGCCGCACCCGTCAGCGCCCCGCCGATGCCGATGCCGCCGCTGAGCGCACCACCGACACCCGGGTACCCCGTGAGTGGGCCTTCGGGGCAACCGGACTACCCGGTCAGCGGCCCGCCGGGGCACCCGGCGTACCCGGTGAGCGGCACACCCGGCGTCGACCTGGCAAACCCGTACCCGGGCGGGGCGGGTCACCCGCTGGGCCCGCCGCCGGTGAGCGGGCCACCGGCCGTGGCCCCGGTCAGCGCGTCGCCCGTACCGCCGTGGGGGTTGACCGCGCCGCCGTGGAGCAGCGCCGCACCGCCGCAGCCGCTCGACCGGCCGGCCGACGTGGGGCTCGACGCGCCGGCCGAGGAGGACGTCGACGAACCGGAGCCCCATCCGCTGCCCGGGCCCGCTCCGGCGACCGAGTCCGCCGGCCCGGCACCGCTGCCGGTCTACGACGACCTGCTGGAGTTCCCCGAGCCCCGGCAGGCCGACCCGGCGCCCGGGACGGAGGCGTACCCGGCGCAGGGGGCGTGGCCCGCGGTGCCGGCGCCGTTCCACCAGCCGCCCGCGTACCCCAAGGTAGAGGAGGCCGAGCCGCGCGGCCGCAACCGCACGGTGATCGCCGTGGCGACGGGCGCGGTGGTGGTGGCCGTGGCCGCCGCGATCGGCGTGGGCGCGGTGGTGCTCAACCGCGACGCGGCACCGGCGCCCGCGCCCGGGCCGACGCGGGCGAAGCCGGTGGCGACCGGCGCGCCCCCGGGTGACCTGCGGCTGCGCGACGACACCACCACGATCACCATCACCTGGACGGACCCGACCGGCGGCGGCGTGCCGTTCATGGTGACCGGCGGCCGGGCGGGCCAGAAGCTGGGGGTGATGGCCACGGTGGACCCGGGGCAGACCAGCTACACGGTCAACGGGCTCAACGGGAAGCTGGACTACTGCTTCACCGTGCTGGCGGTCTACTCGACGGACACGTTCGCCACCTCGGGTCAGGTCTGCACCGACCGCGAACGCGCCACCCCGCCGGGCTGA
- a CDS encoding DUF58 domain-containing protein, whose translation MGITARGIGLLAAAVALLGVGFRYAYPELTVLGAAAAVAVGYGLVTAAWRPRLAVERSADPDRVARGEPASMTLTVRNTGRLRAANLVAEDRCGAALVPVPLLRLRPGRDTTVRYDVPTRRRGVVPVGPLRVTRRDPLGLVALARPYGGTVPVWVHPRIHPLRAVPTGAGRSLDGRTDSVPHGSITFDSLREYVVGDELRRVHWRTSARVGELMVRENVDTSLPRIVVVLDNRAAAHPERVDGVAESFESGCEAAASVVAAAVREDLPVSLLLVVPADGDPAGAGGPLDRLAAVELADAGDDVLRTAMSRLRQERLGDTLVFLTGPGGRGDLGQVGALRGAYPSVLVGVLGAAEPTPAGAAGLLVVDAADGAEFAAEWDGVASSSGM comes from the coding sequence GTGGGGATCACCGCCCGCGGTATCGGGTTGCTCGCCGCCGCCGTCGCGCTGCTCGGCGTCGGCTTCCGGTACGCGTACCCGGAGCTGACCGTGCTCGGCGCGGCGGCCGCCGTCGCCGTCGGGTACGGGCTGGTCACCGCCGCGTGGCGGCCCCGGCTGGCGGTGGAGCGCAGCGCCGACCCGGACCGGGTGGCCCGCGGTGAGCCGGCCAGCATGACGCTGACCGTGCGCAACACCGGGCGGCTGCGGGCGGCGAACCTGGTCGCCGAGGACCGCTGCGGCGCGGCGCTGGTGCCGGTGCCGCTGCTGCGGCTGCGTCCCGGCCGGGACACCACGGTCCGCTACGACGTGCCGACCCGCCGGCGGGGCGTGGTGCCGGTCGGTCCGCTACGGGTGACCCGGCGCGACCCGCTCGGGCTGGTCGCGTTGGCCCGCCCGTACGGGGGGACGGTGCCGGTCTGGGTGCACCCGCGTATCCATCCGCTGCGCGCGGTGCCGACCGGAGCCGGGCGCAGCCTCGACGGCCGCACCGACAGCGTTCCGCACGGTTCGATCACCTTCGACTCGCTGCGGGAGTACGTGGTCGGCGACGAGCTGCGCCGGGTGCACTGGCGGACCAGCGCCCGCGTCGGCGAGCTGATGGTCCGGGAGAACGTGGACACCAGCCTGCCCCGGATCGTGGTGGTGCTGGACAACCGGGCGGCCGCGCACCCGGAGCGGGTCGACGGGGTGGCCGAGTCCTTCGAGTCCGGCTGCGAGGCGGCAGCGTCGGTGGTCGCCGCCGCGGTCCGGGAGGACCTGCCGGTGAGCCTGCTGCTGGTCGTACCCGCCGACGGGGATCCGGCCGGCGCCGGTGGGCCGCTGGACCGGCTCGCCGCGGTGGAGCTGGCCGACGCCGGGGACGACGTGCTGCGGACCGCGATGAGCCGGCTGCGGCAGGAGCGGCTCGGCGACACCCTGGTCTTCCTCACCGGGCCGGGTGGCCGCGGGGACCTGGGGCAGGTCGGCGCGCTGCGCGGGGCGTACCCGTCGGTGCTGGTGGGGGTCCTCGGGGCGGCGGAGCCGACTCCGGCCGGCGCGGCCGGCCTGCTGGTGGTGGACGCGGCGGACGGCGCGGAGTTCGCCGCCGAGTGGGACGGGGTTGCCAGCAGCTCGGGGATGTGA
- the tnpB gene encoding IS607 family element RNA-guided endonuclease TnpB yields the protein MQAYRFALDLTPSQERAVLAHAGAARVAHNWALARVKAVMDQRAAERSYGVADADLTPAVGWSLPALRKAWNRAKVDVAPWWAECSKEAFNTGLDALARALKNWADSRAGKRAGRPVGFPRFKSRRRSTPSVRFTTGAIRVEADRKHVVLPRLGRLKTHESTRKLARRVEAGAARILSATVRRDGGRWYVSFTCEVQRADRVPTRPFSTVGVDVGVTHLAVLSTGELVPNPRHLDTAGRRMRRLARRMSRRVGPDRRTGQRPSNRWERARRQMTRAHARVANLRRDGLHKLTTRLARQYGTVVVEDLNVAGMLRNRRLARRIADAGFAELRRQLAYKTGWNGGRFVVADRWYPSSKTCSGCGAVKTKLALSERTYTCTSCGLVLDRDLNAARNLAALAAEVDTAGSGPAAGRGADRKTRHGGPVAVKRQPGPAKTGKAGTAPPQGRAA from the coding sequence ATGCAGGCGTACCGTTTCGCCCTGGACCTGACGCCGTCGCAGGAGCGGGCAGTGCTGGCGCACGCTGGTGCGGCGCGGGTGGCGCACAACTGGGCGCTCGCGCGGGTCAAGGCCGTGATGGACCAGCGCGCCGCCGAGCGAAGCTACGGGGTTGCCGACGCTGACCTGACGCCGGCGGTCGGTTGGTCGCTGCCCGCGCTGCGTAAGGCGTGGAATCGGGCGAAGGTCGACGTCGCGCCGTGGTGGGCCGAGTGTTCCAAGGAGGCGTTCAACACCGGCTTGGACGCCCTGGCTCGGGCGTTGAAGAACTGGGCTGATTCACGTGCGGGTAAGCGGGCGGGGCGGCCGGTGGGGTTCCCCCGGTTCAAGTCCCGCCGCCGGAGCACGCCGAGTGTCCGGTTCACCACCGGCGCGATTCGGGTGGAGGCGGACCGCAAGCATGTGGTGCTGCCCCGGTTGGGTCGGTTGAAGACCCACGAGTCGACTCGCAAGCTGGCCCGCCGCGTCGAGGCGGGCGCGGCGCGGATCCTGTCCGCGACGGTGCGCCGTGACGGCGGACGCTGGTACGTGTCGTTCACCTGCGAGGTGCAGCGCGCTGACCGTGTCCCGACTCGCCCGTTCTCGACGGTCGGCGTGGATGTGGGCGTCACGCACCTCGCGGTGCTGTCGACCGGTGAGCTGGTGCCCAACCCGCGCCACCTCGACACCGCGGGGCGGCGGATGCGACGCCTCGCCCGTCGGATGTCGCGCCGGGTCGGCCCGGACCGACGTACCGGGCAGCGGCCGTCGAACCGGTGGGAGCGGGCGCGCCGCCAGATGACCCGCGCTCACGCCCGGGTGGCGAACCTGCGCCGCGACGGCCTGCACAAGCTCACCACCCGATTGGCCCGCCAGTACGGCACGGTCGTGGTGGAAGACCTCAACGTCGCCGGGATGCTACGCAACCGGCGACTGGCCCGGCGCATCGCCGACGCCGGGTTCGCCGAACTGCGTCGGCAACTGGCCTACAAGACCGGATGGAACGGCGGCCGGTTCGTAGTGGCCGACCGCTGGTATCCGTCCTCGAAAACCTGCTCGGGCTGTGGCGCGGTGAAAACCAAGCTGGCTCTGTCTGAGCGCACCTACACCTGCACCAGCTGCGGTCTGGTCCTCGACCGGGACCTCAACGCCGCACGGAACCTCGCCGCGCTCGCGGCTGAGGTCGACACCGCCGGGAGTGGCCCGGCGGCTGGACGTGGAGCCGACCGTAAGACCCGCCACGGCGGGCCGGTGGCTGTGAAACGTCAACCCGGCCCCGCGAAAACGGGTAAGGCCGGGACCGCCCCGCCGCAAGGCAGGGCTGCGTGA
- a CDS encoding fibronectin type III domain-containing protein yields the protein MRGGLVTIGTVAALLVAMGLTVLGLGAADNAVANYDGSSWLWSTTRSEMARVNGVTARVDTRVEVPGARRHQMQVTQTDRLLILRDLNTGQVSSLDLATLQITATTPTTPGFGVNVALHEDAAFVVDAVQGIVRQLDPRSLTPVGEPVRYPPGITGGSFDGEGRLWIAVPSEGTVSSITAAELPATPGAALPAGAGLSPKQVQTYDVAEPSHELALSALDEGVAVLDRTSASLVTVQGGQTRRADLTMTSPGALPERTSGPQVPVTVAGERRVHVVRGDSEVRKFTVPGAGDRLSPAVAWANRFYCADEATGTVYSFGADGKLVDTIKGSGTSGPLELEVRENHLFINAPNSPTARVVDDKNQVREVNKYANDVLGGDPPPAPPPPPPPKKPRVGKPSAPRAVTAAAGNASARVSWRPAAANGADISKYVVEGADQRHEVGANQRAVEITGLTNGETYTFSVHAVNAKGDGPARKSNPVTPTAAVPDPPASVTAEARPDGTVLVKWPAANGQGNTIARYAVTAASAGATAPAGESTKTELVIPAGELEYGTQYAFTVVSVNDKGAGSAASPVSNTVVPFTAPAAPADLRASTVADQPGTIAVQWSPAVENGRPVTKYLVDVGGKTSEVTDVRTTVSGLGDGQNVTVKVKAVNEAGPGAEASTTARTVATPRITVTGSSADATSVTVTFTVDAGGGNATCSAATGGQSASGSCSSLRVTGLTPGTAYTLTVTASNAAGKGTATRAQSTDPLYGIATCNNGPSGDQRTYCDADVDGRNGNEIFSVPQQLNAKQVGWARPGTRLKAYCKQQGGNVDSWIYNNQKQSTWWVQVDYSGRNYIPWAWLNLEGGDNINVLPTC from the coding sequence ATGCGGGGTGGGCTGGTCACCATCGGCACCGTGGCGGCGCTGCTGGTCGCCATGGGGCTGACCGTCCTCGGGCTCGGCGCCGCCGACAACGCGGTCGCCAACTACGACGGGAGCTCCTGGCTGTGGAGCACCACCCGCAGCGAGATGGCCCGGGTCAACGGGGTCACCGCGCGGGTCGACACCCGGGTCGAGGTTCCCGGCGCCCGCCGGCACCAGATGCAGGTCACCCAGACCGACCGGCTGCTGATCCTGCGCGACCTGAACACCGGCCAGGTCAGCTCACTGGACCTGGCCACGCTCCAGATCACCGCGACCACCCCGACCACCCCCGGCTTCGGCGTGAACGTCGCGCTGCACGAGGACGCCGCGTTCGTCGTGGACGCGGTGCAGGGCATCGTCCGGCAGCTCGACCCGCGCTCGCTGACGCCGGTCGGCGAGCCGGTGCGCTACCCGCCGGGCATCACCGGCGGGTCGTTCGACGGCGAGGGTCGGTTGTGGATCGCGGTGCCCAGCGAGGGGACCGTCTCGTCGATCACCGCCGCGGAGCTGCCCGCCACACCCGGCGCCGCACTGCCGGCGGGCGCCGGGCTCAGCCCGAAGCAGGTCCAGACGTACGACGTGGCCGAGCCCAGCCACGAGCTGGCGCTCTCCGCTCTGGACGAGGGCGTCGCGGTGCTCGATCGCACCTCCGCGTCGCTGGTGACGGTCCAGGGTGGCCAGACCCGGCGGGCGGACCTGACGATGACCTCCCCGGGCGCCCTGCCCGAGCGGACCAGCGGGCCCCAGGTGCCGGTCACCGTGGCCGGCGAGCGGCGGGTGCACGTGGTCCGCGGCGACAGCGAGGTGCGGAAGTTCACCGTCCCGGGCGCCGGCGACCGGCTGAGCCCGGCGGTTGCCTGGGCGAACCGCTTCTACTGCGCGGACGAGGCGACCGGCACGGTCTACTCGTTCGGCGCCGACGGCAAGCTGGTGGACACCATCAAGGGCTCCGGGACGAGCGGCCCGCTGGAGCTGGAGGTGCGGGAGAACCACCTCTTCATCAACGCGCCCAACTCCCCGACCGCCCGGGTGGTCGACGACAAGAACCAGGTCCGCGAGGTCAACAAGTACGCCAACGACGTGCTCGGCGGCGACCCGCCGCCGGCGCCCCCGCCGCCGCCCCCGCCGAAGAAGCCCCGGGTGGGCAAGCCGAGCGCGCCGCGCGCCGTCACCGCCGCCGCCGGCAACGCCTCGGCCCGGGTGAGCTGGCGGCCGGCCGCCGCGAACGGCGCCGACATCAGCAAGTACGTGGTGGAGGGCGCCGACCAGCGCCACGAGGTGGGCGCCAACCAGCGCGCGGTGGAGATCACCGGGCTGACCAACGGCGAGACGTACACGTTCTCGGTGCACGCGGTCAACGCCAAGGGCGACGGGCCGGCCCGGAAGAGCAACCCGGTCACCCCGACCGCGGCCGTGCCCGACCCGCCGGCCAGCGTGACCGCCGAGGCCCGCCCCGACGGCACGGTGCTGGTGAAGTGGCCCGCGGCCAACGGCCAGGGCAACACCATCGCCCGGTACGCGGTCACCGCCGCCTCGGCCGGCGCCACCGCCCCGGCCGGCGAGTCGACGAAGACGGAGCTGGTGATCCCCGCCGGTGAGCTGGAGTACGGCACCCAGTACGCGTTCACCGTGGTGTCGGTGAACGACAAGGGCGCCGGTTCGGCGGCCTCCCCGGTCAGCAACACGGTGGTGCCGTTCACCGCCCCCGCCGCGCCGGCCGACCTGCGGGCCAGCACGGTGGCCGACCAGCCCGGCACGATCGCGGTGCAGTGGTCGCCGGCGGTGGAGAACGGCCGCCCGGTCACGAAGTACCTGGTGGACGTCGGCGGGAAGACCAGTGAGGTGACCGACGTGCGGACCACGGTCAGTGGGCTCGGCGACGGGCAGAACGTCACGGTGAAGGTGAAGGCGGTCAACGAGGCCGGGCCCGGCGCGGAGGCGTCGACGACGGCGCGGACGGTGGCCACGCCCCGGATCACGGTGACCGGCTCGTCGGCCGACGCGACCTCGGTGACCGTGACGTTCACCGTGGACGCGGGCGGCGGCAACGCCACCTGCTCGGCCGCCACCGGCGGGCAGAGCGCCAGCGGAAGCTGCTCCAGCCTGCGAGTGACCGGGCTGACGCCGGGAACGGCGTACACGCTGACGGTGACCGCGAGCAACGCGGCCGGCAAGGGCACCGCCACCCGCGCGCAGTCCACCGACCCGCTGTACGGCATCGCGACCTGCAACAACGGGCCCTCCGGGGATCAGCGGACCTACTGCGACGCGGACGTCGACGGCCGCAACGGCAACGAGATCTTCTCGGTGCCGCAGCAGCTCAACGCCAAGCAGGTCGGCTGGGCGAGGCCCGGCACCCGGCTGAAGGCGTACTGCAAGCAGCAGGGCGGGAACGTCGACTCCTGGATCTACAACAACCAGAAGCAGAGCACCTGGTGGGTGCAGGTCGACTACTCGGGACGGAACTACATCCCGTGGGCCTGGCTCAACCTGGAGGGCGGCGACAACATCAACGTCCTGCCCACCTGCTGA